One genomic segment of Paenibacillus thermoaerophilus includes these proteins:
- a CDS encoding ABC transporter ATP-binding protein codes for MSDQANLPVLQLRNVTKRIGGKTIVDNLTFDVPRGEVFGFLGPNGAGKTTTIRMIVGLMKITEGEVLINGTSITRNFEQAIRHVGAIVENPEMYKFLSGYNNLVHYARMIPGITRERIDEVVKLVGLESRIRDKVKTYSLGMRQRLGVAQALLHKPSLLILDEPTNGLDPAGIRELRDYLRRLTREEGITVFVSSHLLSEMELMCDRVAVIQAGKLVDVKPLRELVVGGGDDELPTVIFDVDNRELAIRVLSGLRDGAQAADTADGVTAKLDRESIPLATAKLVEAGVKIYGIRPSTRSLEDQFLEMTGRESVVV; via the coding sequence GTGAGCGATCAAGCGAACCTGCCGGTGCTTCAACTTCGGAATGTGACGAAGCGAATCGGCGGCAAAACCATTGTCGACAATTTGACGTTTGATGTCCCGCGGGGCGAGGTGTTCGGTTTTCTCGGTCCGAACGGAGCGGGCAAGACGACAACCATCCGTATGATCGTCGGCTTGATGAAAATTACGGAAGGCGAAGTGCTGATTAACGGCACCAGCATCACGCGGAACTTCGAACAGGCCATCCGCCACGTGGGGGCCATCGTGGAAAACCCGGAGATGTACAAGTTTCTCTCCGGCTACAACAACCTGGTGCACTACGCGCGGATGATCCCCGGCATTACCCGGGAACGGATCGATGAGGTGGTCAAACTCGTCGGCCTCGAATCCCGCATCCGCGACAAAGTCAAAACATACTCGCTCGGCATGCGGCAGCGGTTGGGCGTGGCCCAGGCGCTGCTGCACAAGCCCTCCTTGCTCATTTTGGACGAGCCGACCAACGGTCTCGATCCTGCCGGCATTCGCGAGCTGCGCGATTATTTGCGCCGCCTGACCCGCGAGGAAGGCATCACCGTGTTCGTCTCCAGCCACTTGCTGTCCGAGATGGAGCTCATGTGCGACCGGGTTGCCGTCATCCAGGCCGGCAAGCTGGTTGACGTGAAGCCGCTCCGGGAGTTGGTGGTTGGCGGCGGCGACGATGAGCTTCCGACGGTTATCTTCGATGTGGATAACCGGGAGCTTGCGATCCGGGTGCTGAGCGGTCTGCGGGACGGCGCGCAAGCCGCCGACACGGCGGACGGCGTAACGGCGAAGCTCGATCGCGAGAGCATCCCGCTTGCGACGGCGAAGCTGGTGGAAGCCGGAGTGAAGATCTACGGCATTCGCCCGAGCACGCGTTCGCTTGAAGATCAATTCCTGGAGATGACGGGGAGGGAGTCCGTTGTTGTTTAA
- a CDS encoding ABC transporter permease, with amino-acid sequence MLFNLIANENMKIYRRFRTWILIGLLVLASLTGTFLSWKYGPDENSDWRQAVQENIKQQQEQAAHYQNDDSVTGKLLRERAENEVLISQYRLDHDIPPPAGSMWENVLDMSSLIVLITIFTVIIAGDSVASEFTWGTIKLLLIRPANRTKILASKFIATLLFSLLLLVLLFVVSALFGGILFGFDDIGTPHLKVVNGAVKEVPMVLHAIGQYGLNCVSLIMYVSMAFMISSVFRSSSLGIGLSVFLLFAGQLLVGLLVGFDFNWAKYLFFANTDLTQYLNGMPLIEGMTMGFSIAVLTVYFAGFLLLSWLAFTKRDIAA; translated from the coding sequence TTGTTGTTTAATCTGATCGCGAATGAAAATATGAAAATATACCGCCGTTTCCGGACATGGATTCTGATCGGTCTGCTGGTCTTGGCCTCTCTGACGGGCACGTTTCTGAGCTGGAAGTACGGCCCGGACGAAAATAGCGACTGGAGACAGGCCGTTCAGGAGAATATCAAGCAGCAGCAGGAGCAAGCGGCTCATTACCAAAACGATGACAGCGTGACGGGCAAACTCCTCAGGGAGCGAGCTGAGAATGAGGTTTTGATCTCCCAGTACAGGCTCGACCACGATATCCCGCCTCCTGCGGGATCGATGTGGGAAAACGTATTGGATATGTCTTCCCTGATCGTTCTCATTACGATCTTTACCGTGATTATCGCGGGGGACAGCGTCGCCTCCGAATTCACATGGGGCACGATCAAGCTGCTGCTGATTCGGCCGGCCAACCGGACGAAAATATTGGCATCGAAGTTTATCGCGACGCTATTGTTCTCATTGCTGCTTTTGGTGCTGCTGTTTGTCGTCAGCGCTCTGTTCGGAGGCATCCTGTTCGGCTTCGACGATATCGGAACGCCGCACCTGAAGGTTGTGAACGGTGCCGTGAAGGAAGTGCCGATGGTGCTGCACGCGATCGGGCAATACGGACTGAACTGCGTCAGCCTCATCATGTACGTGTCCATGGCGTTTATGATCTCGTCGGTATTCCGCAGCAGCTCGTTGGGCATCGGCCTGTCGGTATTCCTTCTGTTCGCCGGTCAGCTTCTGGTCGGACTGCTGGTCGGATTCGACTTCAATTGGGCGAAATACCTGTTTTTCGCCAATACCGATCTGACGCAATATTTAAACGGCATGCCGCTGATCGAGGGCATGACGATGGGCTTCTCCATTGCCGTGCTGACCGTATACTTCGCCGGTTTCCTGCTGTTGAGCTGGCTGGCTTTCACGAAACGGGACATCGCGGCTTAA
- the cls gene encoding cardiolipin synthase: MYWLLLGTVLYLLQLATVLALEFRRPARAVAWLVISFVTPLIGFGIYYLLAADFSRRRKLRRLGRRRMPQARRTRRSKGGDRTFRQIPESTADALGHTCAFDRLERIMLSLPGSPASTRNRVRVLPDAEQAYEAMLRAIESARHHIHFCFYILRDDESGRRFRDALIRKASEGVRVRVLYDGIGSYELSDSFIRSLTQAGIRTAAFLPPRIALLDKRLNYRNHRKIVVVDGRIGFTGGLNIGDEYLGMDPKLGHWRDLHLELEGQAVHDLQQIFLRDWAYAAGEKLSDAAYYPPADIAGGQRVRIVPDGPDLDGNPLLELFFTALATARSRIGIVTPYFIPDPALLTAIKTAALGGLDVRIVLPGRADSRLVQWASLSYVQELLDAGVRFFQYQNGFIHSKLVLVDGAFASVGTANLDMRSLHYNFELTAVLLDEGLAEELYRQFERDIEHSVEIQAGVFAWRSRLQRGKEMLGRLLAPML; this comes from the coding sequence ATGTATTGGTTGCTCCTTGGAACGGTACTGTATCTGCTGCAGCTAGCAACCGTGCTGGCGTTGGAATTCCGCCGTCCGGCCAGAGCCGTCGCTTGGCTGGTCATTTCGTTCGTAACGCCGCTAATCGGGTTCGGTATTTATTATTTGCTGGCCGCCGATTTCAGCCGCCGTCGCAAGCTGCGAAGGCTGGGAAGACGCCGCATGCCCCAAGCCCGCCGAACACGCCGATCAAAGGGAGGAGACAGAACGTTCCGTCAGATCCCGGAGAGCACGGCGGATGCGTTAGGCCATACTTGCGCCTTCGACCGCCTGGAGCGGATCATGCTGTCGTTGCCCGGATCGCCGGCGTCGACGCGAAACCGGGTGCGTGTGCTGCCGGACGCGGAACAGGCCTACGAGGCGATGCTCCGGGCGATCGAATCCGCCAGGCATCATATTCATTTTTGCTTCTACATCCTCCGCGACGACGAATCCGGCCGCCGATTCCGCGATGCGCTGATCCGCAAGGCGTCGGAGGGGGTGCGTGTCCGCGTCCTGTACGACGGCATCGGCAGCTATGAGCTGTCCGATTCGTTTATCCGTTCGCTGACGCAGGCCGGCATCCGGACGGCGGCTTTTCTCCCGCCCCGGATCGCTCTTCTCGACAAGCGGTTAAACTACCGCAATCACCGGAAGATTGTTGTTGTCGACGGACGAATCGGATTCACGGGCGGATTGAACATCGGAGACGAATATCTCGGCATGGACCCGAAGCTGGGGCATTGGCGGGATCTGCACTTGGAGCTCGAAGGACAAGCGGTTCACGACCTTCAGCAAATCTTCTTGCGCGACTGGGCGTACGCGGCGGGCGAGAAGCTGTCGGATGCGGCTTATTACCCGCCGGCCGATATCGCCGGGGGGCAGCGCGTCCGCATCGTGCCGGACGGGCCCGATCTGGACGGCAATCCGCTGCTGGAGCTGTTTTTCACCGCGCTGGCAACCGCCCGTTCCCGCATCGGCATCGTTACGCCGTACTTCATTCCGGACCCCGCGCTGCTGACGGCGATCAAAACCGCGGCGCTCGGCGGTCTGGACGTGCGCATCGTCCTGCCGGGCCGGGCCGACTCCCGGCTCGTGCAGTGGGCAAGCTTGTCGTATGTCCAGGAGCTGCTTGACGCGGGCGTGCGATTTTTTCAATACCAGAACGGGTTTATCCATTCGAAGCTGGTGCTGGTCGACGGCGCGTTCGCGAGCGTGGGCACCGCCAACCTCGATATGCGCAGTCTGCACTATAATTTCGAGCTGACGGCCGTGCTGTTGGACGAAGGACTGGCGGAGGAGCTGTATCGGCAATTCGAGCGGGATATCGAGCATTCCGTGGAGATTCAAGCCGGGGTGTTCGCCTGGCGGTCGCGCTTGCAGCGGGGAAAGGAAATGCTCGGCCGTCTGCTGGCGCCGATGCTATAG
- the ligD gene encoding non-homologous end-joining DNA ligase, translated as MPSTERGSITIEGHTITITNPLKPLWPELGVTKMEYLQTLGRLAPHLLTYCRDRYLTTIRFPHGVGDKSFYQKNAPEPTPEFVRTAVERREGINYVVLDNLPTLIWLGNLACLEFHPSLRKVEDPLPAEWVLDIDPSQDPEPRLMEAVLLLGDILKQIGIAVVPKTSGASGIQLWARIRRGYTFDELRKIGEFVAGYAVNRHPGLFTVERLKARRGTKIYIDYMQHGYGKTIAAPYTPRARPHGGVSTPLTWEEVERLPDVREYNLRTVPDRLDRIGDLLASAPENDFDAILDVLGSGKART; from the coding sequence ATGCCGTCAACGGAACGCGGGTCCATCACGATCGAAGGCCATACCATCACGATTACCAATCCCTTGAAGCCGCTGTGGCCGGAGCTCGGCGTCACGAAGATGGAATATTTGCAGACGCTCGGCCGGCTCGCCCCCCATCTGCTGACCTACTGCCGCGACCGGTATTTGACCACGATCCGGTTTCCGCACGGCGTCGGGGATAAGTCGTTCTACCAGAAAAACGCCCCGGAGCCGACGCCCGAGTTCGTCCGAACGGCCGTGGAGAGGCGCGAAGGCATCAACTACGTCGTGTTGGACAACTTGCCGACGCTGATCTGGCTGGGCAATCTCGCCTGTCTCGAGTTCCACCCCTCGCTCCGCAAGGTGGAGGACCCGCTGCCGGCCGAATGGGTGCTGGATATCGACCCTTCCCAGGACCCTGAGCCGAGGCTGATGGAAGCTGTCCTTCTGCTGGGCGACATCCTCAAGCAGATCGGCATCGCCGTCGTGCCGAAGACCTCCGGCGCATCCGGCATCCAGTTGTGGGCGCGAATCCGCAGAGGTTACACGTTCGACGAGCTTCGCAAGATCGGCGAATTCGTCGCGGGCTACGCCGTGAACCGGCATCCCGGGCTGTTTACCGTGGAACGGCTGAAGGCTCGGCGCGGCACCAAAATTTATATCGACTATATGCAGCACGGCTACGGCAAAACGATCGCCGCCCCCTATACCCCCCGGGCCCGGCCGCACGGCGGGGTCTCCACGCCGCTGACTTGGGAGGAGGTCGAACGGCTGCCGGATGTCCGCGAGTACAACTTGCGTACGGTGCCCGACAGGCTGGACCGGATCGGCGATCTGCTTGCGTCCGCTCCGGAGAACGATTTTGACGCGATTTTGGACGTGCTTGGTTCGGGGAAAGCTCGGACTTGA
- a CDS encoding DNA ligase, giving the protein MGSLVHSASPLPGLLLPGEPMIPILKSELPTGDEWGYQLKWDGVRLIAQVDHGEVRLYSRNMLPKTGVYPELAESLSQLSARCVLDGEAVVMHPVKGRPDFPSILKRERSAAGGRRSRMPAANALYVVFDLLQADDRDLRELPYAERHRLLRELLPQPVGRLLPAELASDGASLWSWVETHGWEGVVSKRLSSPYREGKAHRDWFKRKTAQIYEVDIVGLTIRQGRVASLVMSLDGAYFGRVSLGLDEALKRTLAEYADACGDGPAPWPTQPADLRGERIRWLGRPFPCAVTGLEITDAGVLRHPKLASAGSRHLAGGS; this is encoded by the coding sequence ATGGGCAGCCTCGTTCATTCGGCTTCGCCGCTTCCAGGGCTGCTGCTTCCCGGGGAACCGATGATTCCCATCCTCAAGAGCGAATTGCCGACGGGAGACGAATGGGGCTACCAGCTAAAATGGGACGGCGTCAGGCTGATCGCCCAGGTCGATCACGGCGAAGTGCGCCTCTATTCCCGCAACATGCTGCCCAAGACAGGTGTCTACCCCGAACTGGCTGAATCGCTGTCCCAATTGTCCGCCCGATGCGTGCTGGATGGGGAGGCGGTCGTGATGCATCCCGTCAAGGGCCGGCCCGACTTTCCGTCCATTTTGAAGCGGGAGCGGTCCGCGGCCGGAGGCCGGCGTTCCCGTATGCCGGCGGCCAACGCGTTGTATGTCGTCTTCGACCTGCTGCAGGCGGACGACCGCGATCTCCGGGAACTTCCGTATGCCGAACGCCACCGTCTGCTCCGCGAACTGCTGCCGCAACCGGTCGGCCGCCTGCTGCCGGCGGAGCTTGCGTCCGACGGCGCTTCGCTATGGAGTTGGGTCGAGACTCACGGCTGGGAAGGGGTCGTCAGCAAGCGGCTTTCCTCTCCGTACCGGGAAGGCAAAGCCCATCGCGACTGGTTCAAACGCAAAACGGCGCAAATCTACGAGGTGGATATCGTCGGGCTGACGATCCGTCAGGGCCGTGTGGCCAGTCTGGTCATGTCGCTGGACGGCGCTTATTTCGGCCGCGTCTCGCTTGGGCTTGACGAAGCTTTAAAGCGTACGCTTGCGGAATATGCCGACGCTTGCGGGGACGGTCCCGCTCCGTGGCCGACGCAGCCGGCCGATCTCCGGGGGGAACGCATCCGTTGGCTCGGCCGTCCGTTCCCCTGCGCCGTCACCGGCTTGGAGATTACGGACGCGGGCGTGTTGCGGCATCCCAAGCTCGCATCCGCGGGATCGCGCCATTTGGCGGGAGGGTCGTAG
- a CDS encoding Ku protein, which translates to MHTIWKGAISFGLVNVPVRMFSATEDKDISMKMVHQACGTSISYARMCKHCETEVPWEEIVKGYEYEPGHYVLFEKEELDALGETNKEIRILDFVDLKDIDPIYYQKTYYLGPGDTGLNAYNLLMAALRDTNKIGIANVSIRSKSSLAAIRIIEGCLVMETMFYPDEIRPVRQVPNLPEAAQVNDKELTMAKMLIEQLSGPFEPEKYTDAYREKLMAAIDAKIAGQEVKVAPEAPKTNVVDLMAALQASLESMRGGPAAGPRETVAVEAPATAAAKLGRKRRAPAQAAASGEEGAVPKPDAPAAPAGRPRSRRAKSPVT; encoded by the coding sequence ATGCACACGATCTGGAAAGGTGCGATCAGCTTCGGGCTGGTCAACGTGCCGGTGAGGATGTTTTCCGCGACGGAGGACAAGGATATCAGCATGAAGATGGTCCACCAGGCTTGCGGGACCTCGATCAGCTACGCGCGCATGTGCAAGCATTGCGAGACCGAGGTGCCCTGGGAAGAAATTGTCAAGGGCTACGAATACGAGCCCGGCCATTACGTTTTGTTCGAAAAGGAAGAACTGGACGCGCTTGGCGAGACGAACAAGGAAATCCGCATTCTGGATTTCGTTGATCTTAAGGATATCGATCCGATATATTATCAGAAAACGTACTACCTCGGCCCCGGCGATACGGGACTGAACGCTTACAATCTGCTGATGGCGGCGCTGCGGGACACGAACAAGATCGGCATCGCCAACGTGTCGATCCGGTCCAAATCCAGTCTGGCGGCCATCCGTATTATCGAAGGCTGCCTGGTGATGGAAACGATGTTCTATCCGGACGAAATCCGGCCGGTCCGCCAGGTTCCGAATCTGCCCGAAGCGGCGCAGGTCAACGACAAAGAATTGACGATGGCCAAAATGCTGATCGAGCAGTTGTCCGGGCCGTTCGAGCCGGAGAAATACACCGACGCGTACCGCGAAAAGCTGATGGCGGCTATCGACGCCAAGATCGCCGGCCAAGAAGTCAAAGTGGCGCCTGAAGCGCCGAAGACGAATGTCGTCGACTTGATGGCCGCGCTGCAGGCCAGCCTGGAGTCGATGCGCGGCGGCCCGGCCGCGGGTCCCCGGGAGACGGTGGCGGTCGAAGCGCCGGCGACGGCGGCAGCGAAGCTGGGAAGAAAACGCCGTGCCCCGGCCCAAGCCGCCGCTTCCGGCGAAGAAGGCGCGGTTCCCAAACCCGACGCTCCGGCTGCGCCCGCGGGACGTCCCCGCTCCAGGCGCGCCAAATCGCCGGTGACTTGA
- a CDS encoding H-type small acid-soluble spore protein: protein MDVKRAKQIYESPDTIRVTLDGESVWIENVDESNGMATVQVGSRPANTLTVSVERLQES, encoded by the coding sequence ATGGATGTCAAGCGCGCCAAGCAAATTTACGAGTCGCCGGATACGATTCGCGTAACGCTGGACGGCGAGTCGGTCTGGATCGAAAATGTGGACGAATCGAACGGGATGGCGACGGTTCAGGTTGGAAGCCGTCCCGCCAATACGCTGACGGTTTCCGTGGAGCGGCTGCAGGAGTCGTAA
- the tsaE gene encoding tRNA (adenosine(37)-N6)-threonylcarbamoyltransferase complex ATPase subunit type 1 TsaE, whose translation MKEPKRYRYSSNGPADTSRLAEHLARLAGPGSVIGLDGDLGAGKTAFSQAFARALGVEETVNSPTFTIVKEYEGGRLPFYHMDVYRLSAEEADELGLDEYFYGTGATLVEWSSLIGELMPPERLQIRIVHEGGDARTIELEPHGEPYAGWCRILTENGVLTS comes from the coding sequence GTGAAGGAACCAAAGCGTTACCGGTACAGTTCAAACGGTCCCGCCGATACTTCGCGATTGGCGGAGCATCTGGCCCGTCTGGCCGGGCCGGGCTCCGTCATTGGCCTGGACGGCGACCTGGGAGCGGGCAAAACCGCGTTCTCCCAGGCGTTCGCCCGGGCGCTTGGCGTTGAGGAGACGGTGAACAGCCCGACGTTTACGATTGTCAAAGAGTACGAAGGGGGCCGCCTGCCCTTTTATCATATGGACGTATACCGGCTGTCGGCGGAAGAAGCGGACGAGCTGGGGCTGGACGAATATTTTTACGGGACGGGCGCGACGCTGGTGGAATGGTCATCGCTGATCGGGGAGCTGATGCCGCCCGAACGTCTGCAGATTCGGATTGTCCACGAAGGCGGAGACGCGCGGACGATCGAGCTGGAACCGCACGGCGAGCCGTATGCCGGCTGGTGCCGCATCTTGACGGAGAACGGAGTTCTGACTTCATGA
- the tsaB gene encoding tRNA (adenosine(37)-N6)-threonylcarbamoyltransferase complex dimerization subunit type 1 TsaB: protein MRHFNRDNRIDRSSLWGEDDWVLAMDTATAVMAVALFRGREPVRETAMRSERNHSIYLAPAIRDLLAAEGLTTRDLKGVAVGVGPGSYTGVRIGVTVAKTLAWSLQLPVVGVSTLAALAWRGLEQASADSGAAAAGYWYVPLMDARRGQVYTALYSAEEADPGVSAGGLAIAEAWTARMADGIRLLDRWLDELAALAAAAADEGRPPAAIVFAGATEAFAERIASFAERLSSLAPVVAAEAELSGAAIGRLAWPAAIRGEATPAHDVLPNYTQLAEAEAKWIAGQKGEKRDGA, encoded by the coding sequence ATGAGGCATTTCAATCGCGATAATCGTATAGACCGGTCGTCCTTATGGGGCGAAGACGACTGGGTGCTGGCCATGGATACGGCCACGGCCGTCATGGCGGTTGCGTTGTTCCGGGGTCGCGAGCCGGTGCGGGAGACGGCGATGCGGTCGGAACGCAATCATTCCATCTATCTGGCTCCCGCCATTCGGGACTTGCTTGCGGCGGAAGGACTGACCACCCGGGATCTGAAGGGCGTGGCGGTCGGCGTCGGGCCGGGCTCTTATACGGGGGTCCGCATCGGCGTCACGGTGGCGAAGACGCTGGCCTGGTCGTTGCAGCTTCCCGTCGTCGGCGTCTCGACGCTGGCGGCTTTGGCTTGGCGCGGGCTCGAACAGGCTTCCGCCGATTCCGGCGCGGCCGCTGCCGGCTATTGGTATGTGCCGCTGATGGACGCCCGCAGGGGACAGGTGTATACGGCGCTGTATTCGGCGGAAGAAGCCGATCCCGGCGTGTCCGCCGGCGGGCTGGCGATTGCCGAGGCGTGGACGGCGCGGATGGCCGACGGCATCCGCTTGCTCGATCGCTGGCTGGACGAGCTGGCCGCGCTGGCCGCTGCGGCGGCAGACGAGGGACGGCCGCCGGCGGCGATCGTATTCGCCGGCGCGACGGAGGCGTTCGCGGAGCGAATCGCCTCGTTCGCGGAGCGGCTGTCGTCCCTCGCGCCGGTCGTAGCAGCCGAGGCGGAGCTGTCCGGCGCGGCGATCGGCAGGCTCGCGTGGCCTGCCGCGATTCGAGGCGAGGCGACGCCCGCGCATGACGTGCTGCCGAATTACACGCAGCTCGCCGAAGCGGAAGCCAAGTGGATTGCCGGGCAGAAGGGGGAGAAACGGGATGGAGCATAA
- the rimI gene encoding ribosomal protein S18-alanine N-acetyltransferase has protein sequence MYPAPSPQPGGSTDGQSYSFRPMRLEDIPTICEIEIESFATPWSEAAFYNELVNNHFAHYIVLQEDGTGSIVGYGGMWIVMDEAHVTNVAIRSPWRGRKLGEKLMRKLQTTAVSRGAERMTLEVRVSNTVAQNLYRKLGFVPSGIRPQYYSDNNEDALMMWATLRERAEDLE, from the coding sequence ATGTATCCGGCGCCTTCCCCGCAACCGGGCGGATCGACGGACGGACAGTCGTATTCGTTCCGCCCGATGCGGCTTGAGGACATTCCGACGATCTGCGAGATCGAGATCGAATCGTTCGCTACGCCGTGGTCGGAGGCCGCGTTCTACAACGAGCTGGTGAACAATCACTTCGCCCACTACATCGTCCTGCAGGAGGACGGGACCGGCTCGATCGTCGGCTATGGCGGCATGTGGATCGTTATGGACGAAGCGCATGTCACCAATGTCGCCATCCGATCTCCCTGGAGGGGGCGCAAGCTTGGAGAGAAGCTGATGCGCAAGCTCCAGACGACGGCGGTATCGCGGGGAGCCGAGCGGATGACGCTTGAGGTTCGCGTCAGCAACACGGTTGCCCAGAACCTGTACCGCAAGCTGGGCTTCGTGCCCAGCGGCATTCGGCCGCAATATTATTCGGACAACAACGAGGACGCCCTCATGATGTGGGCGACGCTGAGAGAACGGGCGGAGGATTTGGAATGA
- the tsaD gene encoding tRNA (adenosine(37)-N6)-threonylcarbamoyltransferase complex transferase subunit TsaD: MTDSRSENGLLLAVETSCDETSVAIVEGGRRVLANCVSSQMETHERFGGVVPEIASRKHVESITRIVEEAISKAGIRPSDLSAVAVTQGPGLIGSLLVGAAAAKALSLALDVPLIGVHHIAGHIYANALVAELQYPAVALVVSGGHTELVLLESEGKFRRIGQTRDDAAGEAYDKVGRALGLPYPGGPHIDRLAHEAEEEIPMPRAWLEPDSYDFSFSGLKSAVLAALNQARMKGQTLNPAHVARGFQESVIEVLVAKALRAASEYGAKQLLLAGGVAANRGLRAALKSACEAAGLPLIVPPFEYCTDNAAMIAAAAHLKWKRGRTTPLEMKSEPMLSLEKWAEDLA; the protein is encoded by the coding sequence ATGACGGATTCACGATCGGAGAACGGCTTGCTGCTGGCCGTGGAGACGAGCTGCGACGAGACTTCGGTTGCGATCGTCGAGGGCGGCCGCCGCGTGCTGGCGAACTGCGTCTCCAGCCAGATGGAGACGCACGAGCGGTTCGGCGGCGTCGTGCCGGAGATCGCGTCCCGCAAGCATGTGGAGTCGATTACGCGAATCGTGGAGGAGGCGATCTCCAAAGCCGGCATCCGGCCAAGCGATCTGTCCGCGGTCGCGGTGACGCAGGGCCCGGGGCTGATCGGCTCGCTGCTGGTCGGAGCGGCGGCCGCCAAGGCTTTGTCGCTGGCGCTGGACGTGCCGCTGATCGGCGTCCATCATATCGCGGGCCATATTTACGCGAACGCGCTGGTGGCCGAACTGCAGTATCCCGCCGTCGCGCTGGTTGTGTCCGGCGGGCATACGGAGCTGGTGCTGCTGGAGTCGGAGGGGAAGTTTCGCCGGATCGGCCAGACGCGGGACGACGCGGCGGGGGAAGCTTATGACAAGGTCGGACGCGCCCTGGGCTTGCCGTATCCCGGCGGGCCGCACATCGACCGGCTTGCGCATGAGGCGGAGGAAGAGATTCCGATGCCGCGGGCATGGCTGGAGCCGGACTCCTACGATTTCAGCTTCAGCGGGCTGAAGTCGGCGGTGCTGGCGGCGCTTAACCAAGCCCGGATGAAAGGGCAGACGTTGAATCCCGCCCATGTGGCGCGGGGCTTTCAGGAATCGGTGATCGAGGTGCTCGTGGCCAAGGCGCTGCGTGCCGCAAGCGAATACGGGGCCAAGCAGTTGCTGCTGGCCGGAGGCGTGGCCGCCAATCGCGGACTGCGTGCGGCGCTCAAGTCGGCATGCGAAGCGGCGGGCTTGCCGCTGATTGTGCCGCCGTTCGAGTATTGCACCGATAACGCGGCGATGATCGCCGCGGCCGCTCATCTGAAGTGGAAGCGGGGCCGGACGACGCCGCTGGAGATGAAGTCGGAACCGATGCTGTCGCTGGAGAAGTGGGCGGAAGATTTGGCGTGA